In Deinococcus puniceus, one genomic interval encodes:
- a CDS encoding LrgB family protein has protein sequence MIWFALTLLAFALGVVLQLHLQSRPLLRTLLNPTLLATVLVGIVLLLTRTSYDTYTRATEPISAFLAPAVVALAVPLYRLRGLLARQWRALLLGGAAGTLAGVALDTLLPRALGLSPDVQRALATAPATSPVALQLADITGATPALAATLAVLSGLLGALILPAFLTRLGVRHPLARGIALGAVAHGIGTARAREEGELTGAASSIGMGLAALVVTLVVAARG, from the coding sequence ATGATCTGGTTTGCCCTCACCCTGCTGGCCTTCGCACTCGGCGTGGTGCTGCAACTTCACTTGCAGTCCCGCCCACTGCTGCGAACGTTACTGAACCCCACCTTGCTCGCCACCGTTCTAGTCGGTATTGTGCTGCTCCTGACACGCACGTCCTACGACACGTACACGCGGGCAACCGAACCCATCTCGGCATTCTTGGCTCCGGCAGTGGTGGCACTGGCCGTGCCGCTGTACCGCTTGCGTGGGCTGCTGGCGCGGCAATGGCGGGCGCTGTTGTTGGGTGGGGCGGCGGGCACACTGGCGGGCGTAGCTTTAGATACCCTGCTCCCGCGTGCGCTGGGCCTGAGTCCGGATGTACAGCGGGCGCTGGCAACGGCCCCGGCCACCAGCCCGGTTGCGCTGCAATTGGCAGACATCACGGGGGCGACTCCAGCGCTGGCAGCGACGTTGGCCGTGCTTTCGGGCCTGTTGGGGGCGCTGATCTTGCCCGCCTTCCTGACCCGGTTGGGCGTGCGGCATCCCTTGGCACGCGGCATCGCACTGGGAGCCGTCGCACACGGCATCGGCACCGCCCGCGCCCGCGAGGAAGGCGAGTTGACTGGGGCCGCCAGCAGCATCGGCATGGGGCTAGCAGCGTTGGTGGTGACGTTGGTGGTCGCGGCGCGGGGCTGA
- a CDS encoding metallophosphoesterase, whose amino-acid sequence MRVFAIADLHLATVIPKPMTVFGPQWAGHPEAIWSHWRELVRDEDVVLLPGDLSWAMRLPDALTDLSVVAELPGTKVLLRGNHDYWWPTASRLRAALPAGMLAIVNDAVRVGNVVICGSRGWTTPGHEALNAEDERLLTREAERLSLSVKAAGALRQPGDHFLMMLHYPPASPPYPPNPLTDVIAAARPDLIVYGHLHGVPPERAIQQVDGIPAYLVAADGLKFRPKLLLDTSL is encoded by the coding sequence ATGCGCGTGTTTGCCATTGCCGATCTGCACCTTGCCACCGTGATTCCCAAACCCATGACGGTGTTTGGGCCGCAGTGGGCAGGCCACCCGGAGGCGATTTGGTCACACTGGCGTGAACTGGTGCGTGATGAAGACGTGGTGCTGCTCCCCGGTGACCTGTCGTGGGCCATGCGCCTGCCCGACGCCCTGACCGACCTGAGCGTGGTGGCCGAATTGCCGGGAACCAAAGTGCTGCTGCGCGGCAACCACGATTATTGGTGGCCGACTGCCAGCCGCCTGCGGGCCGCGCTGCCTGCGGGAATGTTGGCAATCGTCAACGACGCCGTGCGCGTGGGCAACGTCGTCATTTGTGGTTCACGCGGCTGGACAACACCCGGACATGAGGCCTTGAATGCCGAAGACGAGCGCCTGCTGACCCGTGAGGCCGAACGCCTGAGCCTGAGTGTGAAGGCCGCTGGGGCGTTGCGGCAACCCGGCGACCACTTTCTGATGATGCTGCACTACCCACCCGCCTCGCCGCCCTACCCGCCCAATCCCCTGACCGACGTGATCGCGGCGGCCCGGCCCGATCTGATCGTGTACGGCCACCTGCACGGCGTTCCACCGGAGCGGGCCATTCAGCAGGTAGACGGCATTCCGGCCTACCTTGTGGCCGCCGACGGGCTTAAGTTTCGGCCCAAGTTGCTGCTGGATACCTCGCTGTAA
- the recX gene encoding regulatory protein RecX (binds RecA and inhibits RecA-mediated DNA strand exchange and ATP hydrolysis and coprotease activities): MSFRPRKPRAIPELDGTDAEGKPAKPARVPTPEEARDSLLAYAFRALGARALTAAELKTKLQRRSDDEALVEEVLERVQELGYQDDAQVAQAEGARRGIGGFRVRQTLKRRGVTAPLIDETMLARDPDDEQASATELLSRRWPSLSRKRDPRSSAYGFLARRGFPGAVIWNAIREVSAEQIDDEDAVEPEFMDDEE; the protein is encoded by the coding sequence GTGAGCTTCCGGCCCCGAAAACCACGCGCAATCCCTGAATTGGACGGCACTGATGCAGAGGGAAAGCCCGCCAAGCCCGCCCGCGTGCCCACCCCCGAAGAAGCCCGCGACAGCCTGCTGGCCTATGCCTTTCGCGCACTGGGGGCAAGGGCGCTGACCGCCGCTGAACTGAAGACCAAATTGCAACGCCGCAGCGACGACGAAGCATTGGTAGAAGAAGTGCTGGAGCGGGTGCAGGAGCTGGGGTATCAAGACGACGCACAGGTGGCGCAGGCCGAAGGAGCGCGGCGCGGCATCGGCGGCTTCCGCGTGCGCCAAACCCTCAAGCGCCGGGGCGTCACGGCCCCCCTCATCGACGAAACCATGTTGGCCCGAGATCCAGACGACGAGCAGGCATCCGCCACCGAACTGCTCAGCCGCCGCTGGCCCAGCCTCAGCCGCAAGCGTGATCCGAGGTCTAGCGCCTACGGATTCTTGGCGCGGCGCGGCTTTCCGGGGGCCGTTATCTGGAACGCCATCCGCGAAGTCAGCGCCGAGCAGATCGACGATGAGGATGCCGTGGAGCCGGAGTTTATGGACGATGAGGAGTAG
- the rpsT gene encoding 30S ribosomal protein S20 produces MALRHKSAQKRHRQSLKRRMLNRSRKSTIKTFVKKAVDAAQQNVADAAAVQSKAESLIDKAAKGSTLHKNTAARKKSRLAKAINKLKAAAEQA; encoded by the coding sequence ATGGCCCTACGTCACAAGTCTGCCCAGAAACGCCACCGCCAGAGCCTCAAGCGCCGCATGCTGAACCGCAGCCGCAAGAGCACCATCAAGACCTTCGTGAAGAAGGCCGTGGACGCCGCCCAGCAGAACGTTGCTGACGCCGCCGCCGTGCAGAGCAAGGCCGAGAGCCTGATCGACAAGGCCGCCAAGGGCAGCACCCTGCACAAGAACACCGCCGCCCGCAAGAAGAGCCGCCTCGCCAAAGCCATCAACAAGCTGAAGGCCGCAGCCGAGCAAGCCTAA
- a CDS encoding GNAT family N-acetyltransferase — protein MSDAPDSLPTAPAPAAEWLLAPTLPGRFIRLEALTEAHAEALNAGADADTVAMLARGGPEEATAEAWADYIARLNALPNRINWAVLLGGQAVGRISYSEVKTVDRWMEIGTMLLPGARGGVVNPESKLLLLARAFEVLGANRVHFKVDARNARSLAAMRKMGAVEEGTLRQYQVRPDGFARDSVMFSILRGEWQSVKAGLEARLAAP, from the coding sequence ATGAGCGATGCGCCTGATTCTTTGCCTACAGCCCCAGCCCCCGCCGCCGAGTGGCTGTTGGCCCCCACCCTACCGGGCCGCTTCATTAGGCTGGAAGCCCTGACCGAAGCTCACGCTGAGGCTTTGAATGCTGGGGCCGATGCCGACACGGTAGCGATGCTGGCGCGGGGCGGGCCAGAAGAAGCCACCGCTGAAGCTTGGGCCGACTACATCGCGCGGCTGAATGCCCTGCCAAACCGTATCAACTGGGCCGTGCTGCTGGGCGGGCAGGCGGTGGGCCGCATCAGCTACAGCGAGGTCAAGACCGTAGACCGCTGGATGGAAATTGGCACGATGTTGCTGCCGGGGGCGCGGGGCGGCGTGGTGAATCCCGAATCCAAACTGTTGCTGCTGGCCCGTGCTTTCGAGGTGTTGGGGGCCAACCGAGTGCATTTCAAGGTAGACGCCCGCAATGCCCGCAGCCTCGCCGCCATGCGGAAAATGGGGGCGGTAGAAGAAGGCACGCTGCGCCAATATCAGGTGCGCCCGGATGGGTTTGCCCGTGACAGCGTCATGTTCAGCATCTTGCGAGGCGAATGGCAGAGCGTGAAGGCAGGGTTGGAAGCTCGACTGGCAGCGCCTTAA